The following is a genomic window from Alkaliphilus sp. B6464.
CTTCTCTAATCCTTTCCTCTTCAGCTCTTTTGTAAGCCTCTTTATAATGGTTAAAAGCTTTATATTTATATTTTTCCTCATCCATAAGGTAATTAGCAGTATTAAATAAAAATTCCGTTATAATATATTTTTGATATTTTAAGTAAGATGCTAATTTACCCCCAAGCATTAAAAATCCAAGCAAGATCGATATAGTTGAAAATCCAATAGGATTTGCCAATATTCTAAAGCCTAAATTAGCAAACAACAAGAAAAGCAAACAGCCACCCATACTTGCTATCACTAAACAGCCTTTGAAAAATTTTCCTGTGTATAACACTATGTTCTCTATCAAATGTATCAAACTATCAATTATTGCAGAAATCACCTTAGCTGTTCCATATAAAATTTTACCTGAAATCTTCTTAATTATCTTCATCTACAGTTATTTTCTCCTTATCGTATTCAGTTTTATCAAAAGCTACCTGACTATGTATTCTTAATAAACTTATCTTTACACTTTGGGCATGTAATCTTGATTTTCCCTTTGCCCTTCGGAACCCTCACCATGGTCTTGCACTTGCTACACTTATAATATTTGTGAGTCTTTGAGCCTTTAATACGGCTTTGGACTTTTTTAAGCCTAGAGTAAATAGGACTTATAAATATTGCAAACTTATAATTCTCCTTACTGCGTTTTCTTACATCCTTCGAGAGTGCTCTATATCCAGCTGCAAATAACGGAATATAGCCTACAGTACTTAATGCTGCTATTCCAGCAAGCTGGCCTATCAATGTTAAAACTAATGACAGCACAAGTAAATAAATAGAGAGCTGATCTCCTCCATATCTCCCCAGCATAAACTTTCTTAACCAATTCATCGCCATCACCCCTAGTAAATATTAAGTTTTATATCTTGTAGTGTATCATAGAATGATTATGCCATAATATAATCCCACTAACCCTTTTAATAATTATATATTTTAAAATGCTATATCTCAAGTATGAAAACTGCCATCATATGAAAACAAAGGTATCAAGATTTCTCATCTCAATGCCTTTGAATTTTCTTTATCTAATTTCTGTACTATCTGAGATGCAGGATATACCCATAATCTGTTGTACTCATCAATAATCATTTGATATTACAAATCACCAAGTCCATGTTCTGGGAAAAGTGACAATAAGTCAACTATGAGAGAATGTTCACAGGATATTTTGATTCAATTTTCTCTTGCAGATTCTTGATTGTATCTTTCGGTTGGATATAACGGTGCAAGCCACTTTTCGCTCTTATTGAATTATTTTTATTTCCTTAGCTCTGCAACAAGCCCTAATATCACGAATGGTTTGTTTAAACATCTCAACATATTTGATATCGGATTTAATAACAACCTCATCTATTTCTGCTTTCATTGATAAAGCATTCTCAGACTTATACTTTCTTGCATCAGCGATAATGTCCTTTAGCTTCTCTCCAAAAAGAATAATCTCATCGTCAATAGGTTTTTCAGCTTCCCAATACAACTTGTGTAAAGAAATACTATTCTCATTCTGTCTAAAGAATTCTTGATAAATATATTCGGTGATATGTGGAACGTAAATAGCGTATAACTTTAATATATTAAGCATGCAATAATATAGGGCATATTGTGCTGATTGTCGCTCTTTATATCCATGTATTTCGGGTTGATATAGACGATCTTTAACAATCTCAAGATAATAGTCACATAGATCCTTCCAGAAGAAATCATCAATTTCATGTCGGGCTGGTCCTATTTCATATTGGTCAAGGAGCTGTCTTGCATTAATAGTAGTTTGTTTACATCTCTCGATTATCCACCTGTCTACAGGCATTAGATCCACATCAGCATTGAGGTTAATGTCCTGTAAATGATATATTGAAAATTTAAATGCATTCCATAGCTTTGTGATAAATCTCTTGGCTATACCTAATTCATCAATTGAGAAAAATGTGTCTGTTCCAAGTTTCGAATTAGCAGCCCAATATCTTATAACATCAGCAGACTGGTTTTCAATAAGCAATTTTGGTGATACCTCAGAGTTGCTCTTTGATTTGCTAATTTTCTCTCCTTTTTTAGCAAGAACAAAACCACAAACCATTATATCCTTCCAAGGAATTTGGCCCGTATGGTAAAGACTTTTAACTATAGTATAAAATGCCCATGTACGTATAATTTCATGAGCCTGTGTCCTCAAACTCATTGGTAAAACTTTATTTGAAATATCATTTTTTTCGCCCCATTTTGCATTTATCTGAGGAGTAACTGATGAAGTAGCCCATGTATCAAAAACCGAACTCTCAGGCACAAATTCTTCACACCCGCAATAACAGGGCTTGTTAGGTTTTGTTTCAAGAGGATTTATAGGCAACATCTCTTCATCTGCAATTATAACCTTACCACAATTTTTGCAATACCATATTGGGAAAGGAACACCAAAGTAACGCTGACGGGAGATACACCAGTCCCACTTAAGATTTTCAACCCATAATACGTATCTGTTTTTCATATATTCTGGATACCAATTGATTTCATCAGCAGCTTTTAAAAATAGCTCTTTATTAGTAAGAATATCAATATACCACTGTTTTGACGGCAAAATCTCAATTTCCTTTCCGCAACGTTCGTGTACAGCAACAGTATGTGTGATACTTTTTGACCCTAAAAGAAATCCATTTTCTGAAAGTAGGCTAATAATCCGTTTCCGAGCTACTAAGACCTTTAATCCTCCGATTAGCGGAACACTTTCGTCTATTGTACCATCAGGTAGAATAACTTTCCGATAGGGCAGTTTGTGAGTCTCATACCATTCCACATCAGTGCTGTCACTAAAGGTCGCACACATAACTACACCTGTTCCTTTATCAATATCAACCTTATCATCTGTCAATATAGGAATTTCATAGTCATATAAAGGAACAATAGCATTTTTTCCAATATATCTTTTATATCTATCATCCTCTGGGTTTACAAATAGACAAACACAACCATATAGTAATTCAGGTCTTGTTGTAGCTACTACTAATCCTTCTTCACCTATCTTAAATTTAACGTAATTAAAGGTAGTGTCCTTTTCAATAGACTCCAACTCTGCCTGGGCTATTGAAGTTTTACATTCAGTACACCATAAAACTGGCGACTCCTTCATATATGCCTTTCCATCTTTCAAAAGTTTGATAAATGATTTTTGTGATATTCGCTGAACCATAGGGTTAATGGTTTCATATTGAAGCGACCAGTCAACCGAGAAACCCAAAGACTGCCATAAATCTTTAAACTCTTTTTCGTATTTTGCAGAGGTTGTAATGCACCTTTTAATAAATTCGCTTCTCAGAAGGTCTTTTGCAATAATACCCTCCTCTTTTTCAACAAGCCTTTCTGTTGGTAATCCGTTGTCATCAAAACCAAAAGGATAAAAAACATTATAGCCCTGCATTCGTTTGAAACGTGCTATCATTTCTGCCTGTGTATAAGAAAATATGTGTCCAATGTGCAGGCTACCACTAATAGTAGGTGGCGGCGTATCAATAGAATAGATTTCATTTTGACTATCAACGTCAAAACTATAGATACTATTCTCTTTCCAAAAATTTTGCATCTCTTTTTCTACTTGCTTAAAGTCATAGTTTTTCTGCATGGTAATACCTCCTAAAATTTTACGAACACAAAACAAAAAGTCCGCCTAAAGCTTTCTAATGTTTAGCTTAGGGCGAACTGTATGCGTCCGTGGTACCACCTATATTCAGATATGACTATCTGCACTCTGCCAATACGGGATAGATTCATATTTAAATCATCCGATATTGCTTTCCTTTTAACGGTGGAAATTTCCGTTGAAGCCTACTAAGATTATATCTTTTCAGTTCACAGCTCAAAGGCTACTTCCATACTTCCGTCACGAAGATTTTCACCAACCATCTTCTCTCTATGCTTCGGGTGAGTATGTACTCCTCCTCGTCAACGCCATTTTGTTCGTGTTCGTTTATATTATGATATTCTATTATGCTCAAAAAGTCAATATTTATGTTGCTATTTTTTGAAAATTCAGGATTAAATTAGTATCAATACATCCAACAAAAACTCACACGTCCTAAATTATCGGAAATAGTAGTTGTATTGTAAAACCCTTTCCGTACTCAGACTCAACCTCAATTTCAATCTGTAATTCATCGCATAATTTCTTTACAAGGTACAGTCCTATTCCAGTAGACTGGCTTCGATTAGAATTATCTCCTGTAAATCCTTTGTCAAAAATGAAAGGAAGATCAGAATTCAACACTCCAATACCATTATCAGAGATTCTTAAATAATACCTATTCTCCACACTATCAAGACCAGTTTTTAGCCAGATAAAGCTCTCGATTTCTTCGTTGGAGTATTTCACTGCATTAACCAATATTTGTGTAAAAATAAACTGGAGTGTCTTTTTATCCGATATAATCGGGACATCTTCCACCTGAGAAATAACTGTAACTTCTTTTTCATCAAGTAATGCTTGGAGCTCCAACCGTACATCTTCACAGCAAAGATTCAACGAGACTCTCTCTAAGCGATAGTCAACATGCGATGCCTGTAATCTTGCATAAAATAGTATCTGTTCAACATCATCACTGATATTAATTCTTGCATGCTCAAGTCTTTGATACACCAGCTTCGACATTTCTTCTTTACGATTTTCCAAAACAAACGTTGCTAAAGAAATAGGTGTCTTTATCTCATGGACCCAACTTTCAATAAACTCTTCATAGTTTAGGGATTGCAGTTTGGCATCATCTAATTGATCATTTTGCATCCGCAATTTATTAGCTAGATAATTCACTTCTTCTTTACGCGAATCACCAATTGATTCTATCAATCGACATTCATGCTCCAGTGAGGGTTCTCGAAGAAAATCATAGAATGCTTTGTTCTGTTTTGCCTGCTTTTTCCAGACAAGTAACATACCAAAGACAATGCTAATTACAGAAAAAATAACCATGATACCAACTAGAAGCCTGAATGTTTCTGGATACGCTAACCACGCCAGAAAAAGGAAAAAAACATCACTTATACAAAGAAGTAATATCCAAGAACGTGATTCGTTTAAAATATTAATCCAATCCTTTGGCTTCATTCGCAGTCACCTCTTATTAATTGATAACCAATTCCTCTTACCGTCTTGATTCGGCTAGACAATCCAACCTCATCAAGTGTCTTACGTAATCTGGTCATATTTACTTGTAATATGTTCTCATCAACATAGTCACTACTTCCCCACAGCAGGCTAAAAAGTTCCTCTTTTTTTACTACAGAAGGAGCAGCTTTTATCAAGGCTTTAATAATAATTCCTTCATTATCCGATAATGAAATAGAATCCTCACCAACATATAATACATTTGCATTCTCATCTAACTGAAAATCCCCAACATCTAGTAGAACACGCATATTTGCATAGAGATGAATTAACTTTTGAATTCTAGTAATCAGACGTTCAGGATGACACGGTTTCGTTAAGTAATCATCTGCACCTAAATCTAATGCATGCAACTCATCACGAAGTTGATTGCGTGAGGTCAACACCAAAATAGGGCCTATTCCTCTAGCCTTAAGCGTCCGACAAATATCGAATCCAGAAAGCTTGGGCAAATTCAAGTCTAATACAATTAGTGAAGGAGAAGCCGATGCAATATCTTCCAAAGCGGTATCGAAAGAAGAGATACACTCTACAGAGTATCCCTCTTTCTCTAATATATTTTGTAACTCGTCACGTAGAAAGATATCGTCCTCAACAATGACTATCTTTTCCACTTTTCCACCTCCTATCAAGCCTCTTTTAATTGCTTAATTTCTTCATCACTCTTCCTCTGGATCATCCATATATAGCAAAGCTCAAAAACAATAAAGATAATAAGTGCAATTCCTACCAGAAAAATAATAGTGCTACTGTTTGATGTCTTTGGAATAACCCTGAAAGCTTCTAACATAGACCAAATACCAAAAATTGAACTAATCAACGCTACAGCAATCACCAAACCAAAATACCACCATATTTGTATCCTCGCCGATGAACATAAGGATTTAACACTTGCCCCCAACATAGATAATGTAGAATACCTATGTCTTGTGCTTCTTTGCTGCATAAGAAACTTCAATCCTAACACCGTGTTTGCGATGATAAGGAACATCACACCTAAATAAAGTGTCGTATAACTTCCTGCGACTATATAAAACAACTGTCTTCCCATGCTGGCAAGATAGCTTTCATAGTTTAAGCCAGATGTATTGAGTAACTCATCTACTTGATACATGGCTTGCATCAGACCTTTTTCGCGAACAAAATCAGAGTCTAGAACCATATTCCAGCAGAATGGTTCTTCAGAATTTCCAATCAACGCATTGTACATATCATCGCGAACAATTAAAGCATGCATAAGAGTGATAGCTCGATCTGCAACAAGATTGCTTGTATATAGCGTCGATATTAATTCATATTGTTTTTCACCGATATAAATTGTTGGATTAGTTTCCAATACTTTAATTAATATATCATGAGAGAATGAAAACCCACCATTAGAATACATTGCTACTTCATTATCTCCTAATGAAATGGGAGGTTTATTGCTAGATTCAAGTAGCGCATTATAACTTGTAAGCGAAATTAAATAAGGACTGTCTTCATAGGATAAATTGTTTAATAGACTTTCTTTTTCTTCTGAATTTTTTTCTTTTGAAACCACTTCTTCTAATCCTGCCCAAGAAAAAGTGTGTGCAACAGTATTTTCAGGCATATCTTTATAAGGTGTCCTTAAATTACCAAGTTTCATAGGATAATAATCCTTTACATAAGGCTTCAATTTATCAGATGTCAGTACAGAAACAACTTCTTTTTCTGATCCTTTAAAAGTGAAATCTACGGTTCTGCCTGATGCTTCACCTCGATTTAAAGTTGTAGAAATACCAAAAGCGAAACAAACCATAGCTGAAAGA
Proteins encoded in this region:
- a CDS encoding DnaJ domain-containing protein; this translates as MKIIKKISGKILYGTAKVISAIIDSLIHLIENIVLYTGKFFKGCLVIASMGGCLLFLLFANLGFRILANPIGFSTISILLGFLMLGGKLASYLKYQKYIITEFLFNTANYLMDEEKYKYKAFNHYKEAYKRAEEERIREEQRRYYEQQRQWEERFKQQWYQQNYQRGQGGYGGYGSQGSYGQGYVNPTVDFKNKYERSCDVLGVSYDADKQQIKSAYRRKAKEYHPDLSKLPDATKRFQEITAAYEFLSDDNIQRYKNI
- a CDS encoding valine--tRNA ligase, which produces MQKNYDFKQVEKEMQNFWKENSIYSFDVDSQNEIYSIDTPPPTISGSLHIGHIFSYTQAEMIARFKRMQGYNVFYPFGFDDNGLPTERLVEKEEGIIAKDLLRSEFIKRCITTSAKYEKEFKDLWQSLGFSVDWSLQYETINPMVQRISQKSFIKLLKDGKAYMKESPVLWCTECKTSIAQAELESIEKDTTFNYVKFKIGEEGLVVATTRPELLYGCVCLFVNPEDDRYKRYIGKNAIVPLYDYEIPILTDDKVDIDKGTGVVMCATFSDSTDVEWYETHKLPYRKVILPDGTIDESVPLIGGLKVLVARKRIISLLSENGFLLGSKSITHTVAVHERCGKEIEILPSKQWYIDILTNKELFLKAADEINWYPEYMKNRYVLWVENLKWDWCISRQRYFGVPFPIWYCKNCGKVIIADEEMLPINPLETKPNKPCYCGCEEFVPESSVFDTWATSSVTPQINAKWGEKNDISNKVLPMSLRTQAHEIIRTWAFYTIVKSLYHTGQIPWKDIMVCGFVLAKKGEKISKSKSNSEVSPKLLIENQSADVIRYWAANSKLGTDTFFSIDELGIAKRFITKLWNAFKFSIYHLQDINLNADVDLMPVDRWIIERCKQTTINARQLLDQYEIGPARHEIDDFFWKDLCDYYLEIVKDRLYQPEIHGYKERQSAQYALYYCMLNILKLYAIYVPHITEYIYQEFFRQNENSISLHKLYWEAEKPIDDEIILFGEKLKDIIADARKYKSENALSMKAEIDEVVIKSDIKYVEMFKQTIRDIRACCRAKEIKIIQ
- a CDS encoding sensor histidine kinase, coding for MKPKDWINILNESRSWILLLCISDVFFLFLAWLAYPETFRLLVGIMVIFSVISIVFGMLLVWKKQAKQNKAFYDFLREPSLEHECRLIESIGDSRKEEVNYLANKLRMQNDQLDDAKLQSLNYEEFIESWVHEIKTPISLATFVLENRKEEMSKLVYQRLEHARINISDDVEQILFYARLQASHVDYRLERVSLNLCCEDVRLELQALLDEKEVTVISQVEDVPIISDKKTLQFIFTQILVNAVKYSNEEIESFIWLKTGLDSVENRYYLRISDNGIGVLNSDLPFIFDKGFTGDNSNRSQSTGIGLYLVKKLCDELQIEIEVESEYGKGFTIQLLFPII
- a CDS encoding response regulator transcription factor, whose protein sequence is MEKIVIVEDDIFLRDELQNILEKEGYSVECISSFDTALEDIASASPSLIVLDLNLPKLSGFDICRTLKARGIGPILVLTSRNQLRDELHALDLGADDYLTKPCHPERLITRIQKLIHLYANMRVLLDVGDFQLDENANVLYVGEDSISLSDNEGIIIKALIKAAPSVVKKEELFSLLWGSSDYVDENILQVNMTRLRKTLDEVGLSSRIKTVRGIGYQLIRGDCE
- a CDS encoding FtsX-like permease family protein, producing the protein MFFDFIKRNSRKIRKENGVYFASLVISIVAFYVILSLGEQDVMVYLKTVESHAVAKLLLMIPVLYAVSLFFVFFLVYFANRYQLQRRSHEFGIYLMMGMKRSRLFAMIMGETLWNGLVALLIGIPISLFLTELISLTTSKLIGMGIIGHQFRISWAGLGLTVFGFIMVQLLAVFILSLGMSKKEPVDLMNEQKEKLQRILSPVWGWFNLLLGVVLLCAAYVLAILYLRTLDALVFVLIVFVGISGTFMLFRGLGSFIGRWIRRKSSSSTGLFIFTGRQLQENVLHQWSSLAISSLLILSAMVCFAFGISTTLNRGEASGRTVDFTFKGSEKEVVSVLTSDKLKPYVKDYYPMKLGNLRTPYKDMPENTVAHTFSWAGLEEVVSKEKNSEEKESLLNNLSYEDSPYLISLTSYNALLESSNKPPISLGDNEVAMYSNGGFSFSHDILIKVLETNPTIYIGEKQYELISTLYTSNLVADRAITLMHALIVRDDMYNALIGNSEEPFCWNMVLDSDFVREKGLMQAMYQVDELLNTSGLNYESYLASMGRQLFYIVAGSYTTLYLGVMFLIIANTVLGLKFLMQQRSTRHRYSTLSMLGASVKSLCSSARIQIWWYFGLVIAVALISSIFGIWSMLEAFRVIPKTSNSSTIIFLVGIALIIFIVFELCYIWMIQRKSDEEIKQLKEA